Proteins encoded within one genomic window of Christensenellaceae bacterium:
- a CDS encoding UDP-N-acetylglucosamine--N-acetylmuramyl-(pentapeptide) pyrophosphoryl-undecaprenol N-acetylglucosamine transferase gives MKIVLTGGGSGGHVIPSISLLPYIKKAFSKIYYIGGSGIERDILKNYPEVEFFTVHAPKLDRGNLLKNLCLPFGLIKAISVSKKILKQIKPNIVFSKGGFVAVPVCIAAHHLKIPVISHESDITMGLGNKIIYRYCKTMCLSFEGHTKKKCVYTGQPIRAQILCGSAEVGYKMCNIQKGLPILLIIGGSMGAKSLNDVVYQTLDTLCEKYNIIHITGKEKNEEKTHKNYTQFEYVQNIQDLFAISSCVISRAGAGAISEFLALKKPMLLIPLGKNASRGDQIENAKRCEQMGVAHVLPQQELTPKTFFVEIDNLVKNRDKLIKNMPEYEDACKKIYQEIIKCTKN, from the coding sequence ATGAAAATAGTTTTGACCGGCGGCGGAAGCGGCGGGCACGTAATACCCAGCATAAGTCTGTTGCCATATATTAAAAAAGCATTTTCCAAAATTTATTATATCGGCGGCAGCGGAATTGAACGGGATATTCTAAAAAATTACCCTGAGGTTGAGTTCTTTACTGTCCATGCACCCAAGCTTGACAGAGGCAATCTTCTCAAAAATCTCTGTCTGCCGTTTGGTCTCATAAAAGCCATTTCTGTATCCAAAAAAATACTCAAACAAATAAAGCCTAATATAGTTTTTAGTAAGGGCGGTTTTGTGGCAGTCCCTGTATGTATTGCAGCCCATCATCTTAAAATCCCCGTCATAAGTCATGAGTCTGATATAACTATGGGGCTTGGAAATAAAATAATATACAGATATTGCAAGACTATGTGTCTAAGCTTTGAAGGCCACACAAAAAAGAAGTGTGTTTACACAGGTCAGCCTATACGTGCTCAAATATTGTGCGGCAGTGCTGAGGTGGGATATAAAATGTGTAATATTCAAAAAGGTCTTCCTATCCTGCTTATTATAGGCGGCTCAATGGGAGCAAAAAGTCTAAATGACGTAGTATATCAGACCCTTGACACTCTTTGTGAAAAGTATAATATAATCCACATAACCGGCAAAGAGAAGAACGAAGAGAAAACGCACAAAAACTACACTCAGTTTGAGTATGTGCAGAATATTCAAGACCTTTTTGCTATAAGTTCATGTGTCATAAGCCGTGCCGGTGCCGGAGCTATTTCCGAGTTTCTGGCTCTAAAAAAACCAATGCTACTTATCCCACTTGGCAAAAATGCCTCAAGAGGCGACCAAATTGAAAACGCCAAAAGATGTGAGCAGATGGGCGTAGCCCATGTTTTGCCGCAGCAGGAACTTACCCCAAAAACATTTTTTGTGGAAATAGATAATCTGGTTAAGAACCGTGACAAGCTCATCAAAAATATGCCGGAATATGAGGACGCATGTAAAAAGATATACCAAGAGATAATAAAATGCACAAAAAACTAA
- a CDS encoding DNA gyrase subunit B, whose product MGKSYDAKDIVVLEGLAAVRLRPGMYIGGTGSKGVHHILWEIVDNSMDEIANGHGNQISVTLHKDGSATVEDDGRGIPVDPHPTLKISGAEVVFTQLHAGGKFDSSNYSYSGGLHGVGASVTNALSSWLKATVYRNKKIYEIDFASVADANGNVKGGVVQNPLHEVGVCPANKTGTRVTFMPDPTIFMNSVLNSDTIRRRLRELAFLNKGVEINFIDEKEGQTHNYKFDGGLADFVEYLNESKTTLFRPAVSIEGEAQGIKLSAALQYTDSYAETVISYVNNIPTSEGGTHEVGFKTALTKVMNDCARKLGFLKDKELNLMGEDFREGITLIFAIKMQNIQFEGQTKTKLGNPEVKAKVEVIVNNELPKAFESKEGQKIFEQIIEKAKGAARVRLAAKKAKEVARQKNSIESSSLIGKLANCSSRKPEQNELFIVEGDSAGGSAKQARDRSFQAILPLKGKPLNAEKKRLDQVLANEEIRTIIAALGTGVGEDFDIDYLKYHKIIILSDADQDGAHIRAILLTFFYRYMKELLYNGNIYIGLPPLYKVSKKDTIEYVYSDKELPEATERVGRGYAIQRYKGLGEMNPDQLWETTMDPSRRTLVRVGVDDAANAEEMVTVLMGDDIESRKEYISTYVNFNKVDMLSKIVEK is encoded by the coding sequence TTGGGTAAATCTTATGACGCTAAGGATATAGTGGTTTTGGAGGGTTTGGCAGCAGTGCGGCTGCGACCCGGAATGTATATAGGAGGCACGGGCAGCAAAGGGGTGCACCATATTCTGTGGGAAATCGTTGACAACAGTATGGATGAAATTGCCAACGGACACGGAAACCAAATATCTGTGACACTGCACAAAGATGGCAGTGCCACCGTTGAAGATGATGGGCGGGGTATCCCCGTTGACCCTCATCCCACGCTTAAAATTTCTGGTGCGGAGGTTGTATTTACGCAGCTTCATGCAGGCGGAAAGTTTGACAGTTCAAACTATAGTTATTCGGGCGGGCTTCACGGTGTGGGCGCATCTGTTACCAATGCACTTAGCTCATGGCTTAAGGCTACTGTATATCGCAACAAAAAGATTTATGAAATAGATTTTGCGTCAGTTGCTGATGCCAACGGTAATGTCAAGGGTGGAGTTGTTCAAAATCCTCTTCATGAGGTTGGCGTGTGTCCGGCAAACAAAACGGGCACAAGGGTTACGTTTATGCCTGACCCCACAATTTTTATGAACAGCGTTTTAAACTCGGACACAATAAGAAGAAGGCTTAGGGAGCTTGCCTTTTTAAACAAGGGTGTTGAAATAAACTTTATAGACGAAAAAGAAGGTCAGACTCACAACTACAAATTTGATGGTGGACTTGCTGACTTTGTTGAGTATTTAAATGAATCAAAGACCACGCTGTTTAGGCCTGCTGTGAGCATAGAGGGCGAGGCTCAGGGAATTAAGCTTTCCGCCGCTCTTCAATATACCGACAGTTATGCCGAAACGGTGATTTCGTATGTAAATAATATTCCTACAAGCGAGGGCGGAACTCACGAGGTGGGCTTTAAGACAGCTCTTACTAAGGTTATGAACGACTGCGCCCGAAAGTTGGGATTTTTGAAGGATAAAGAGCTTAACCTTATGGGTGAGGACTTCCGTGAGGGTATTACTCTCATTTTTGCAATAAAGATGCAGAATATTCAATTTGAAGGCCAGACAAAAACAAAGCTCGGCAACCCCGAGGTTAAGGCCAAGGTTGAAGTTATTGTAAATAACGAATTACCTAAAGCCTTTGAAAGCAAAGAAGGGCAGAAGATTTTTGAACAGATTATCGAAAAAGCCAAGGGTGCTGCCCGCGTGAGACTTGCCGCTAAAAAAGCTAAGGAAGTGGCCAGACAGAAGAACAGCATTGAAAGCTCCAGCCTTATAGGCAAGCTTGCAAACTGCTCCAGCCGAAAGCCTGAACAAAACGAATTATTTATTGTTGAGGGTGACAGTGCAGGCGGCAGCGCAAAACAGGCACGCGACCGAAGCTTTCAGGCGATACTTCCGCTTAAAGGAAAGCCGCTGAATGCTGAAAAGAAGCGTCTTGACCAAGTGCTTGCTAATGAGGAAATCCGAACAATTATAGCGGCCCTCGGCACCGGTGTGGGTGAGGATTTTGACATTGATTATCTGAAATATCATAAAATTATCATTTTGTCAGATGCCGACCAAGACGGCGCGCACATACGCGCTATTCTTCTTACCTTCTTTTATAGATATATGAAGGAGCTTTTATATAACGGAAATATATATATAGGCCTGCCTCCGCTTTATAAGGTCAGCAAGAAGGATACTATTGAATATGTTTATTCCGACAAGGAATTGCCCGAAGCTACCGAGAGAGTAGGTCGAGGATATGCTATTCAGCGGTATAAAGGGCTTGGTGAAATGAACCCCGATCAGTTGTGGGAAACGACTATGGACCCGAGCAGGCGTACGCTTGTGCGTGTAGGTGTTGATGACGCCGCTAATGCTGAGGAAATGGTAACCGTTCTTATGGGCGATGATATTGAAAGCCGAAAGGAATATATAAGTACATACGTAAACTTTAATAAGGTGGATATGCTTTCTAAGATTGTTGAAAAGTAA
- a CDS encoding glycoside hydrolase N-terminal domain-containing protein translates to MSKNSNILKFRKPAGLWGALWREGLVTGSGTVGAVVLGGAGREKITLNHSDLFVGGYTGVLPDVSDKVKALKNAIEGANYSGAEKMLTEALSAKNYHPKLSSPFPLCDFNIDMPIKEGVREYFRSIDLENAEVNVSFKDDGTKFDRNLFVSRVNNIVCFQITKSGSRDIDCTLSLGLHDIFNNRTKAGLVATPDYFEVKAERGNIMFSARSEDGTDYGAVARVQHFGGSMESAGEKIAISGADRVLVFIKLFVNSQKEKEFVEIKEELGAIKLNYDKLMKEHANLHYKLYSASELSLHYREDDEFVDDLVLKTVNGNLTAALAQKLYNFGKYLLICSTSPEGKPCAPYGLFNGDYKAEDSTRNNYLQTQRLYNLAFGAGISHMLLPLFNYYQTNMDDYKKNAMRLFNCNGVFIPSLESPASGLPGATDSKVILNFNVAALICQMIYDYYIRTENNKLIKDFGAEFIIETAKFYEDLLKVNKTTNMFESPIGLSPFSVPLNVSGKNNELMVASNCTIDFVCAKQVFGILLELKKVANLSEEDIQKYENLLAKVPDIAVDNEGIIKEYISKIFETNNNNPHIPHLFPYNVGSLSLTSKRDFEKLVAGTAKLRFNNSKSDCTAGTLIDIAVALATVGDGGAAFEVLGSLTQSFVTNNLVFAETDTRGMGIGKADNWATYSIDKNTAFTLSLQNMFITSNKLGISLFRNLPHELSKGSLSGFVLGEGLRADIDFNVKRGSLKLKLKSLTKDVDTELSLPEGAKKVKGVIPEQLDLENKLVKNIKIAAGKTVAFTIKWANKTK, encoded by the coding sequence ATGTCAAAAAATAGTAATATTTTAAAGTTTAGAAAGCCCGCCGGCCTTTGGGGGGCTTTATGGCGTGAGGGTCTCGTAACAGGTTCGGGCACGGTGGGGGCCGTTGTTTTGGGCGGAGCTGGACGCGAAAAAATAACACTTAACCACAGCGATTTGTTTGTCGGAGGCTACACAGGCGTGCTGCCGGATGTTTCTGACAAGGTTAAGGCACTCAAAAACGCCATTGAAGGGGCCAACTATTCGGGAGCCGAAAAGATGCTGACTGAGGCACTTAGTGCAAAAAACTATCATCCCAAGCTGTCGTCTCCGTTTCCGCTTTGTGATTTTAACATAGACATGCCCATAAAAGAGGGTGTGAGGGAATACTTTAGGAGCATAGACCTTGAAAATGCTGAAGTTAATGTATCATTTAAGGATGATGGCACCAAGTTTGACAGAAACCTGTTTGTGTCAAGAGTAAATAACATTGTATGCTTTCAAATCACCAAAAGCGGCAGTAGAGATATTGACTGTACGCTGAGTTTGGGTTTGCATGACATTTTTAACAACCGGACAAAAGCGGGGCTTGTGGCTACTCCTGATTATTTTGAGGTTAAGGCTGAGCGCGGGAACATAATGTTCAGCGCCCGAAGTGAGGATGGCACTGACTATGGAGCGGTGGCAAGGGTTCAGCATTTTGGCGGTAGCATGGAAAGTGCGGGTGAAAAGATAGCGATAAGCGGCGCTGACAGGGTGCTTGTTTTTATAAAACTCTTTGTAAACAGCCAGAAAGAGAAGGAATTTGTAGAAATTAAAGAAGAGCTTGGCGCGATTAAACTTAATTATGACAAGCTGATGAAAGAGCACGCAAACCTACACTATAAGCTATATAGCGCAAGCGAACTGTCATTGCATTACCGCGAGGACGACGAGTTTGTTGACGATTTGGTTTTAAAGACTGTAAACGGTAATCTGACCGCTGCGCTGGCTCAAAAACTTTATAACTTTGGAAAATATCTGCTGATTTGTTCAACATCACCTGAGGGTAAGCCTTGTGCGCCTTATGGGTTGTTTAATGGCGACTATAAGGCGGAGGATAGTACGCGCAATAACTACTTACAGACCCAAAGACTGTATAACTTGGCGTTTGGGGCGGGAATTTCGCATATGCTGCTTCCGCTGTTTAACTATTATCAGACAAATATGGATGATTATAAAAAGAATGCCATGAGATTGTTTAACTGTAACGGTGTGTTTATTCCATCGCTTGAGTCTCCTGCATCAGGGCTTCCGGGAGCAACCGACTCAAAGGTTATACTTAACTTTAATGTGGCGGCGCTGATTTGTCAGATGATTTATGATTATTATATCCGCACTGAAAATAACAAGCTTATCAAAGACTTTGGAGCTGAGTTTATTATAGAAACTGCGAAATTTTATGAGGATTTGCTTAAAGTCAACAAAACTACCAATATGTTTGAGTCTCCCATAGGACTCTCGCCTTTTAGTGTTCCGCTTAATGTCAGCGGCAAAAACAACGAGCTTATGGTGGCCAGCAACTGTACTATAGATTTTGTATGCGCAAAGCAAGTGTTTGGTATATTGCTTGAACTTAAGAAAGTTGCAAACCTTAGCGAAGAGGATATCCAAAAATATGAGAACCTTCTTGCGAAGGTGCCGGATATCGCGGTTGACAATGAAGGTATTATAAAAGAGTATATTTCAAAAATATTTGAAACCAACAATAATAATCCGCATATTCCGCACTTGTTCCCGTATAATGTAGGTTCACTGTCACTTACTTCTAAGCGTGATTTTGAAAAGCTGGTTGCGGGCACAGCCAAACTTAGGTTTAATAATTCTAAATCTGACTGCACTGCGGGCACGCTTATCGATATTGCTGTGGCGCTTGCCACTGTAGGGGATGGCGGCGCAGCTTTTGAGGTGCTGGGTAGCCTCACTCAGAGTTTTGTGACCAACAACCTTGTTTTTGCCGAAACAGACACTCGTGGTATGGGTATTGGAAAGGCTGATAATTGGGCAACTTATTCAATTGACAAAAATACTGCCTTTACGCTGTCGCTTCAAAATATGTTTATAACTTCTAACAAATTGGGTATATCGTTGTTCCGAAATCTTCCGCATGAACTTAGCAAGGGCAGTCTTTCGGGGTTTGTTCTGGGGGAAGGTCTCAGGGCTGATATTGACTTTAATGTCAAACGCGGAAGCTTGAAACTGAAGTTAAAATCTTTGACAAAGGATGTTGACACGGAGCTGTCGCTGCCAGAGGGGGCAAAAAAGGTTAAGGGTGTGATACCCGAACAGCTGGATCTTGAGAACAAGCTGGTGAAGAACATTAAGATTGCTGCCGGAAAAACTGTTGCGTTTACCATTAAGTGGGCAAACAAAACAAAATAA